The following are encoded together in the Mycolicibacterium arabiense genome:
- a CDS encoding glycosyltransferase family 2 protein, with translation MSAPRVAVVTVVHGRHDHLRRQQDGLRASLRTPDVRCVVAIDDDPTDLLDEDVEVIPCDRTSRGLPLARARNLGAERAIALGADLVMFLDVDCIPGATMIDRYFAAHACVRRPALLAGPVTYLPPSEHGYPLAGLPDATNPHPARPNPPAGAVLEETNYDLFWSLSFATTPAVWRRIGGFCEEYVGYGAEDTDFATQAARRDVALYWVGGAHAYHQHHPVSNPPVEHLGDIVANAATFHRRWRRWPMPGWLDEFERRGLITRADDQISLTTPADAASALAKGPHPT, from the coding sequence GTGAGCGCGCCCCGCGTCGCGGTCGTCACCGTGGTCCACGGGCGCCACGACCACTTGCGTCGGCAGCAGGACGGGTTGCGGGCGAGCCTCCGCACGCCCGACGTCCGGTGCGTCGTCGCGATCGACGACGACCCGACGGACCTCCTCGACGAAGACGTCGAGGTCATCCCGTGCGATCGGACCTCGCGGGGCCTGCCGCTCGCGCGGGCCCGCAATCTGGGTGCCGAGCGGGCCATCGCGCTCGGCGCGGACCTGGTGATGTTCCTCGACGTCGACTGTATACCGGGGGCGACCATGATCGACCGGTACTTCGCGGCGCACGCCTGCGTCCGGCGTCCGGCCCTGCTGGCCGGCCCCGTCACGTACCTTCCGCCGTCGGAGCACGGCTACCCCCTGGCAGGCCTGCCCGACGCGACGAACCCTCACCCGGCCCGGCCCAACCCGCCCGCCGGCGCGGTGCTCGAGGAGACCAACTACGACCTGTTCTGGTCGCTTTCCTTCGCCACGACGCCTGCGGTGTGGCGTCGCATCGGCGGGTTCTGCGAGGAGTACGTGGGGTACGGCGCCGAGGACACCGACTTCGCCACCCAAGCCGCACGCCGTGACGTCGCGCTGTACTGGGTGGGGGGTGCGCACGCCTATCACCAGCACCATCCGGTGTCGAACCCTCCCGTCGAACACCTCGGCGACATCGTGGCCAACGCCGCGACCTTCCACCGCCGCTGGCGCCGCTGGCCCATGCCTGGTTGGCTCGACGAGTTCGAACGCCGCGGTCTCATCACCCGCGCCGACGACCAGATCTCCCTGACCACCCCTGCCGACGCCGCCTCGGCCCTCGCGAAAGGCCCACATCCGACGTGA
- a CDS encoding WcbI family polysaccharide biosynthesis putative acetyltransferase, giving the protein MQHDGRTWHYRQFYRHPDAERPSSLPLWLVIGNCQAEALRQVLDTVADRPYRTVLVPPVHELTAADLPHLDALLGEAQVLVSQPIRANYRDLPLGTDEMAGRLPAGARVVRWPVIRYAGLYPFQAIVRRPSDRSITPPGVPYHDLRTVVAARSGRAPENPWDVDVPADRFVAAAEASRATLAARERRDTDVAVSDVFASCGADACHVINHPGNPVLIELARRVLDAAGVRLPVGAVDRTLLGSVYAPLESRVLDALRVSAPARTDWTLESRRLSIQDVHEIQMRWYADNPDFLDLAVERHGEMMDILGLPTGRSAR; this is encoded by the coding sequence ATGCAGCACGATGGAAGGACCTGGCACTACCGCCAGTTCTACCGACATCCCGACGCCGAGCGGCCCTCATCGCTGCCCCTGTGGCTGGTGATCGGGAACTGTCAAGCCGAGGCGCTGCGTCAGGTGCTCGATACCGTGGCGGACCGGCCGTATCGCACTGTGCTGGTGCCCCCTGTGCACGAGCTGACCGCTGCGGACCTGCCCCATCTCGACGCCCTGCTCGGCGAAGCCCAGGTGCTGGTCAGCCAGCCGATCAGAGCGAACTACCGCGACCTGCCCCTGGGTACCGACGAGATGGCCGGGCGGTTGCCCGCGGGCGCCCGCGTGGTGCGCTGGCCCGTCATCCGATACGCGGGGCTCTACCCGTTTCAGGCGATCGTGCGCCGTCCGTCCGACCGGTCGATCACGCCGCCCGGGGTGCCCTACCACGATCTGCGCACCGTCGTCGCGGCGCGGTCGGGCCGGGCACCGGAGAACCCGTGGGACGTCGACGTCCCCGCCGACCGGTTCGTCGCCGCCGCCGAGGCGAGCCGGGCGACGCTCGCGGCGCGGGAACGCCGCGACACCGACGTGGCCGTGTCCGACGTATTCGCCTCGTGCGGTGCCGACGCCTGCCACGTCATCAACCACCCCGGCAACCCGGTGTTGATCGAGTTGGCCCGACGGGTGCTCGACGCCGCAGGCGTCCGGCTGCCGGTGGGCGCCGTCGATCGCACTCTGCTCGGATCGGTGTACGCGCCGCTGGAGAGCCGTGTGCTCGACGCGCTGCGCGTGAGCGCACCGGCCAGGACCGACTGGACGCTGGAGTCGCGACGGTTGTCCATCCAGGACGTGCACGAGATTCAGATGCGGTGGTATGCGGACAACCCCGACTTCCTCGATCTGGCCGTCGAACGCCACGGCGAGATGATGGACATCCTCGGTCTGCCGACGGGTAGGTCGGCCAGGTGA
- a CDS encoding glycosyltransferase family protein: MTAAVMHLAVGPARHGVVRFGIELDEALRATDVDTRLARCVPTDLDSGVHVQFTDRLFGRTAAEAATSIVELAARVRAAGHRVTATLHDLPQPSDGTHFAGRAEAYRKICAAVDAVVVSSAHEAMLLDEVDARPPEVAVIPLPLATPAARPSRPPAQPPSVGVFGYLYPGKGHDDVLAAMTAVPRNVWFMAIGEPSPGHDDLVESLSESARLVRRPFAVTGHVPRHALRATLQAITVPVAHHRHVSASGSLNSWIATGRRPLAPVGRYTSEIAERNPGALLLYPDDPAGLASAIASALARPDSTWLSPSTVCEPSVAGAAQRYAEVLAAWHP, encoded by the coding sequence GTGACGGCGGCCGTGATGCACCTGGCCGTCGGCCCCGCCCGGCACGGCGTCGTCCGCTTCGGCATCGAACTCGACGAGGCGTTGCGCGCGACGGACGTCGACACCCGGTTGGCCCGTTGTGTGCCAACCGATCTGGATTCCGGCGTGCACGTCCAGTTCACCGATCGCCTGTTCGGCCGGACCGCCGCCGAGGCCGCGACGTCGATCGTCGAACTCGCCGCGCGAGTTCGCGCTGCGGGCCACCGCGTCACCGCCACCCTGCACGACCTGCCCCAGCCTTCGGACGGCACCCACTTCGCCGGACGCGCGGAGGCGTACCGCAAGATCTGTGCAGCCGTCGACGCCGTGGTCGTGAGCAGCGCCCACGAGGCGATGCTGCTCGACGAAGTGGACGCTCGGCCGCCCGAAGTCGCCGTCATCCCGCTGCCGCTGGCGACTCCGGCCGCGCGCCCGTCGCGACCACCCGCGCAACCCCCGTCCGTCGGCGTCTTCGGCTACCTGTATCCCGGCAAGGGCCACGACGACGTGCTCGCGGCGATGACCGCCGTGCCGCGAAACGTGTGGTTCATGGCCATCGGGGAGCCGTCGCCGGGGCACGACGATCTCGTCGAATCACTGTCGGAGTCCGCCCGGCTCGTGCGGCGGCCGTTCGCCGTCACCGGTCACGTCCCCCGGCACGCTCTGCGGGCGACGCTGCAGGCGATCACCGTTCCGGTGGCCCACCATCGGCACGTCTCTGCGTCCGGTTCGCTCAACAGCTGGATCGCCACCGGTCGCCGGCCGCTCGCCCCGGTCGGTCGCTACACCAGCGAGATCGCGGAACGCAACCCTGGTGCGCTGCTGCTGTACCCGGATGATCCGGCGGGCCTGGCCTCGGCGATCGCCTCGGCACTCGCCCGCCCCGACTCGACGTGGCTGTCGCCCTCGACGGTGTGCGAGCCGTCGGTCGCCGGGGCGGCGCAGCGCTACGCCGAGGTGCTGGCTGCGTGGCACCCGTGA
- a CDS encoding amino acid ABC transporter ATP-binding protein: MSQLVPEAAATEPKDKVKIRIEGLKKSFGELVVLDGIDTTVKHGEVVCVIGPSGSGKSTFLRCLNKLEDITGGTVIVDDFDLSDPKVDLDEVRQHIGMVFQHFNLFPHMTVIENVTLAPLLTKKMNKAAAEKRALELLEQVGLGEKAHVKPATLSGGQKQRVAIARALAMNPSIMLFDEATSALDPEMVGDVLEVLRELASGGMTMVVVTHEMGFAREVASRVLFMADGNIVEDDTPAEVFDNPKHPRLQEFLSKVL; the protein is encoded by the coding sequence ATGAGCCAGCTGGTACCCGAGGCCGCGGCCACCGAGCCGAAGGACAAGGTCAAGATCCGCATCGAGGGGCTGAAGAAGTCCTTCGGCGAACTGGTCGTCCTCGACGGCATCGACACCACGGTCAAGCACGGCGAGGTCGTGTGCGTCATCGGGCCGTCGGGGTCGGGCAAGTCGACGTTCCTGCGGTGCCTGAACAAACTGGAGGACATCACCGGCGGCACGGTGATCGTCGACGACTTCGACCTGTCCGATCCCAAGGTCGACCTCGACGAGGTGCGCCAGCACATCGGCATGGTGTTCCAGCACTTCAACCTGTTCCCGCACATGACCGTCATCGAGAACGTCACGCTGGCACCGCTGCTGACGAAGAAGATGAACAAGGCCGCAGCGGAGAAGCGGGCGCTGGAACTGCTCGAGCAGGTGGGCCTCGGCGAGAAGGCGCACGTCAAACCCGCCACGCTGTCGGGCGGGCAGAAGCAGCGCGTGGCCATCGCCCGCGCACTGGCCATGAACCCGTCGATCATGCTGTTCGACGAGGCCACCAGCGCGCTGGACCCCGAGATGGTGGGTGACGTCCTCGAGGTGCTGCGCGAACTCGCGTCCGGCGGAATGACCATGGTAGTCGTCACCCACGAGATGGGTTTTGCGCGCGAGGTCGCCTCCCGGGTGCTCTTCATGGCCGACGGCAACATCGTCGAGGACGACACGCCAGCCGAGGTGTTCGACAACCCGAAACACCCACGGCTGCAGGAGTTCCTCTCCAAGGTGCTGTAG
- a CDS encoding DUF3060 domain-containing protein, which translates to MGELGMDREEDPEARIRALEQPLSDIARTSELGSAHDHSAYGYIPAPSGPHPPPPPGAYHQPPALPYPETGDAVFHAPAAPPRAHGGAGVVPVVIGVLALLIAGGVTLFLMLRPSPPTVAGGGATLTEGPVDVSTDRDGEARNPSRTNIFVPPIVPRTDPAPPPGTNVSIAGIGEDKAFACDDHLVSISGVENTVVITGRCASVSVSGIDNVVTIDASPQISVSGFDNRVVYRQGEPEVTTSGTGNTVERG; encoded by the coding sequence ATGGGAGAGTTGGGAATGGACCGCGAGGAAGATCCGGAAGCGCGCATCAGAGCGCTCGAGCAGCCGCTCAGCGACATCGCCCGCACGTCGGAACTCGGTTCGGCGCACGACCATTCGGCCTACGGGTACATCCCGGCGCCGTCGGGACCGCACCCGCCACCGCCACCGGGGGCGTACCACCAGCCTCCGGCGCTGCCCTACCCGGAGACCGGGGACGCGGTCTTCCACGCGCCGGCGGCACCGCCCCGAGCGCACGGTGGGGCCGGCGTGGTCCCGGTCGTCATCGGCGTGCTCGCGCTGCTCATCGCCGGCGGCGTCACGCTGTTCCTGATGCTCAGGCCGTCGCCGCCCACGGTGGCCGGCGGTGGTGCCACCCTGACGGAGGGGCCCGTCGACGTCTCGACCGACCGTGACGGCGAGGCGCGAAACCCCAGCCGGACCAACATCTTCGTCCCACCGATCGTGCCGCGAACCGATCCGGCGCCGCCGCCGGGGACCAACGTCAGCATCGCAGGCATCGGCGAGGACAAGGCGTTCGCCTGCGACGACCACCTCGTCAGCATCAGCGGTGTGGAGAACACCGTCGTCATCACCGGGCGATGTGCGAGCGTGTCGGTCTCCGGCATCGACAACGTGGTCACGATCGACGCCTCACCACAGATCTCCGTGTCGGGGTTCGACAATCGCGTCGTGTACCGCCAGGGCGAACCGGAGGTCACGACGTCGGGGACCGGCAACACCGTCGAGCGCGGCTGA
- a CDS encoding GAF and ANTAR domain-containing protein, whose translation MTAPLDRQLADGSVEGVARGLAGLDEVAWNSLDQLSRALRVEEGNLEATLAAILVAAVDLIDGANAAGLNLLVKKKFVPQVVFGAAPPVLDELQQRTERGPCIDASREQRTVDLADTRTDSRWQEFTDTAVELGVLSMLCVPLWVDERKLGSLSLYSSEPHAFDQTAARLANLYATHAALALADAQRVDQLHRVVTNRDLIGQAKGILMATQRITADDAFALLTNASQRLNRKLVDIAEVVATTGALPTR comes from the coding sequence GTGACCGCCCCACTCGATCGTCAACTGGCGGACGGCTCGGTCGAAGGGGTGGCTCGCGGGCTCGCCGGCCTCGACGAGGTGGCCTGGAACAGCCTCGACCAGTTGAGCCGCGCGCTGCGCGTGGAAGAGGGCAACCTGGAGGCGACGCTGGCGGCCATCCTGGTCGCGGCCGTCGACCTGATCGATGGCGCCAACGCCGCGGGCCTCAATCTGCTCGTCAAGAAGAAGTTCGTGCCGCAGGTGGTATTCGGCGCGGCGCCCCCGGTGCTCGACGAGTTGCAGCAGCGCACCGAGCGCGGACCCTGCATCGACGCCTCGCGCGAACAGCGCACCGTCGACCTAGCCGACACCCGAACCGACTCGCGTTGGCAAGAATTCACTGACACGGCAGTCGAACTGGGCGTCCTGTCCATGCTGTGCGTGCCCCTGTGGGTCGACGAACGCAAGCTCGGGTCGCTGAGCCTCTACTCGTCGGAGCCCCACGCCTTCGACCAGACTGCGGCCCGGCTCGCGAACCTGTACGCCACCCACGCCGCGCTCGCCCTCGCCGATGCCCAACGCGTCGACCAGCTGCACCGCGTGGTGACCAATCGCGACCTCATCGGTCAGGCCAAGGGCATTCTCATGGCCACCCAGCGCATCACCGCCGACGACGCCTTCGCGTTGCTCACCAACGCCTCGCAACGGCTCAACAGGAAGCTGGTCGACATCGCCGAGGTGGTCGCCACCACCGGCGCGCTGCCCACCCGGTAG
- a CDS encoding glycosyltransferase: MIAYYVHHHGRGHLNRALAITRHLTDGVVFLSSLAPPSGLRPGDRWVQLPMDVGSAGDPPLDPTANGRLHWVPEHVDGLARRAALITQTLAAEQPRRIVVDVSVEVTLLARLAGIPVTVMAMPGERDDAAHRLAYDVADSIVAPWSDDVYRPSWSARYASRVHYVGSISRFDGRERPAAAPGAGPCGLLLAGAGGSAVPADGVTDLQAAAPELTWRAIGGTAGWVDDPWPMIAGADLVVCHAGQNAVADVALAEVPAIVVPEERPFDEQCSTAAALDHAGVAVSAPGWPTRDQWPELVARARSIDRRGWRRLRAVGAPARAARVISA, encoded by the coding sequence GTGATCGCCTACTACGTGCATCACCACGGACGGGGACACCTCAACCGGGCGCTGGCGATCACCCGCCACCTGACCGACGGCGTCGTCTTCCTGTCGTCTCTCGCGCCGCCGTCCGGCCTACGCCCCGGCGACCGCTGGGTCCAGCTGCCCATGGACGTCGGATCGGCGGGCGACCCGCCGCTGGATCCCACCGCCAACGGCCGGCTGCACTGGGTTCCCGAGCACGTCGACGGGCTGGCGCGCCGTGCTGCTCTGATCACCCAGACACTGGCGGCCGAGCAGCCCCGGCGGATCGTCGTGGACGTCTCGGTCGAGGTGACCCTGCTGGCGCGGCTGGCCGGGATACCGGTCACGGTGATGGCCATGCCGGGAGAACGTGACGACGCCGCGCACCGGCTGGCCTACGACGTCGCCGACTCGATCGTCGCCCCATGGTCGGACGACGTGTACCGGCCGTCCTGGTCAGCGCGCTACGCCTCGCGCGTCCACTACGTCGGCTCGATCAGCCGGTTCGACGGACGGGAGCGGCCCGCAGCGGCGCCCGGCGCAGGACCGTGCGGGCTGCTGCTGGCGGGCGCAGGCGGCTCGGCCGTGCCCGCCGACGGCGTGACCGACCTGCAGGCGGCCGCACCGGAGCTGACCTGGCGGGCGATCGGTGGCACGGCAGGCTGGGTCGACGACCCGTGGCCGATGATCGCCGGCGCGGACCTCGTCGTCTGCCACGCCGGCCAGAACGCGGTCGCCGACGTGGCGCTCGCCGAGGTACCCGCGATCGTCGTCCCCGAGGAACGGCCGTTCGACGAGCAGTGCAGCACCGCGGCTGCCCTGGACCACGCGGGCGTCGCCGTCTCCGCACCCGGCTGGCCGACCCGTGACCAGTGGCCCGAACTGGTGGCGCGGGCCCGATCCATCGATCGCCGCGGATGGCGCCGACTGCGCGCCGTCGGCGCCCCGGCGCGCGCGGCTCGGGTCATCTCCGCGTGA
- a CDS encoding glycosyltransferase family protein — protein sequence MLLPDPTPPGATAPGQWWPPRWLDPEFVSAHVPDIDVMHVHFGFDSADPVDLEDVAKQLARRGVPLVVTVHDLHNPHFEDAGLHAARLGVLLGAADAVITLTDGAAAEIESRWGRRSVVLPHPHLLPLDEVGGARVQRSVPVVAVHAKGLRANIDPWPLLDALVEAGRDGYRLRLDLDVGALASPRAAEVTDRRLEAYRAAGVDVRVHPCFDDRQLSDYLADVDVLVLPYRFGTHSGWVEAAHDAGVHTVVPDCGYFHEQHSSALFHYGRTEFDATSLTDAVEAAVSRARGGQASADEARRRRRADERHRVRTAHTRLYRQVLADRNAA from the coding sequence GTGCTGCTGCCAGATCCGACGCCGCCCGGCGCCACGGCGCCGGGCCAGTGGTGGCCACCGCGGTGGCTCGACCCCGAGTTCGTGAGCGCCCACGTGCCCGACATCGACGTCATGCACGTGCACTTCGGCTTCGACTCGGCAGACCCGGTCGACCTGGAGGACGTCGCGAAGCAGCTCGCGCGTCGCGGCGTTCCACTGGTGGTGACCGTGCACGACCTACACAACCCGCACTTCGAGGACGCCGGACTGCACGCCGCGCGGCTCGGCGTGCTGCTCGGCGCGGCCGATGCCGTGATCACTCTGACCGACGGCGCCGCAGCCGAAATCGAGAGCCGCTGGGGCCGCCGTTCGGTCGTGCTCCCGCATCCGCACCTACTTCCGCTCGACGAGGTCGGCGGCGCGCGCGTGCAACGCTCCGTGCCGGTCGTGGCCGTGCACGCAAAGGGGTTGCGCGCCAACATCGATCCGTGGCCGCTGCTCGACGCACTCGTCGAGGCTGGTCGGGACGGCTACCGGCTGCGGCTCGATCTCGACGTCGGCGCGTTGGCGTCGCCGCGCGCAGCCGAGGTCACCGACCGGCGGCTCGAGGCCTACCGTGCCGCGGGAGTGGACGTCCGCGTGCACCCGTGCTTCGACGACCGCCAACTGTCGGACTACCTCGCCGACGTCGACGTCCTGGTGCTGCCCTACCGCTTCGGCACCCACTCCGGCTGGGTCGAGGCAGCTCACGACGCCGGTGTGCACACGGTGGTGCCCGACTGCGGGTACTTCCACGAGCAGCATTCCAGCGCCCTATTCCACTACGGCAGAACCGAATTCGATGCGACGAGCCTGACCGACGCGGTCGAGGCGGCCGTGAGCCGGGCACGCGGAGGTCAGGCATCGGCGGACGAGGCGCGGCGGCGCAGGAGGGCCGACGAGCGGCACCGGGTGCGAACCGCCCACACACGGCTCTACCGTCAGGTCCTGGCCGACCGGAACGCCGCGTGA
- a CDS encoding class I SAM-dependent methyltransferase, whose protein sequence is MNSPAPHKFAADVDHWSDIPGWFQWREGQEDAAATFPEGSTFVEVGCYLGRSLCSLAEVVRDSGRDFTVIGIDTCRGSGAEGQSNTDAHGAAVEYGGGTFAGLLHRNLIACGAADDVHLLVSTSPAAANLFADGSLTWVHLDARHDYDSVVADIDAWAPKVAPGGWLSGDDYDSLWWPGVVAAVGDRLPDAHGWLTAQWRWCKPS, encoded by the coding sequence GTGAACTCCCCAGCGCCCCACAAATTCGCCGCCGACGTCGACCACTGGTCGGACATCCCGGGGTGGTTCCAGTGGCGGGAGGGCCAGGAGGATGCCGCTGCGACGTTCCCGGAGGGGAGCACGTTCGTCGAGGTGGGCTGCTATCTGGGCAGGAGTCTGTGTTCGCTGGCCGAGGTGGTGCGCGACTCGGGACGCGACTTCACGGTGATCGGCATCGACACGTGCCGGGGCAGCGGCGCCGAGGGTCAGTCGAACACCGACGCCCACGGTGCCGCCGTCGAGTACGGCGGCGGAACGTTCGCCGGGCTGCTGCACCGCAATCTCATTGCGTGCGGTGCCGCCGACGACGTCCACCTGCTGGTCAGCACCTCCCCGGCCGCGGCTAACCTGTTCGCCGACGGGTCGCTGACCTGGGTGCACCTCGATGCGCGGCACGACTACGACAGCGTGGTCGCCGACATCGACGCGTGGGCACCCAAGGTGGCCCCCGGCGGTTGGCTGTCTGGCGACGACTACGACTCCCTGTGGTGGCCAGGGGTCGTCGCGGCCGTGGGGGACAGGTTGCCCGACGCGCACGGCTGGCTCACTGCACAGTGGCGTTGGTGCAAACCGTCATGA
- a CDS encoding glycosyltransferase — MAPVTLPLNDGRVTVPANRWDLLADRDPHPVRIAVVIPHFQQQRELELTLGALELQDYPLELVEVVVADDGSAEPPRVPESPLRITVIRQEDRGFRAAAARNLGAAQTNADVLCFLDADTVPEPSYLRRISRLPSMLPDALVVGRRRHADLAGWTARRLPSWWTGETAPPVLEEPRWLSDEYRDSCDLLRIDHRSYRYVISSVMCCSRNLFVDVGGFDESFVGYGGEDWEFAHRAVVNGAVLHHARDAVAWHDGADWGARDVADRAAAKNQEALAVARLVTDPDARRSGLHYAVPDVAVEVDTTGHAAGSLVATLGSLLALDVGIWLVGEQAESLLHELGVQDSRINAGQIPESIRRRCRFTISTSGRPVLSREAVARLIESCARPGVGSVRVTGDGAALLIRASWAANRARRWTSGPVRLTDSADVDRIGENVVLAAESVGLTSADPHTSLAW; from the coding sequence GTGGCACCCGTGACGTTGCCGCTGAACGACGGCCGGGTGACGGTTCCGGCCAACCGGTGGGATCTGCTCGCCGACCGTGACCCGCACCCCGTGCGAATCGCCGTCGTGATCCCGCACTTCCAGCAGCAGCGCGAACTCGAGCTGACGCTGGGCGCGCTAGAGTTGCAGGACTACCCGCTCGAACTCGTCGAGGTCGTGGTGGCCGACGACGGTTCGGCCGAGCCGCCGCGGGTGCCGGAGTCGCCGCTGCGGATCACTGTGATCCGGCAGGAGGACCGCGGATTCAGGGCCGCGGCAGCGCGCAATCTCGGTGCGGCACAGACGAACGCGGACGTCCTCTGCTTCCTGGATGCCGACACCGTGCCCGAGCCGTCCTACCTGCGCCGGATCAGCAGGCTGCCGTCGATGCTCCCCGACGCCCTGGTGGTCGGGCGCCGCAGGCATGCCGACCTGGCGGGATGGACGGCGCGGCGGTTGCCGTCGTGGTGGACGGGCGAAACCGCTCCCCCGGTACTCGAGGAGCCCCGCTGGCTGTCCGACGAATACCGCGACAGCTGCGACCTGCTGCGCATCGACCATCGTTCCTACCGCTACGTGATCAGCTCCGTGATGTGTTGCAGCCGAAACCTCTTCGTCGACGTGGGCGGGTTCGACGAGTCGTTCGTCGGGTACGGCGGCGAAGACTGGGAATTCGCCCACCGCGCCGTGGTCAACGGCGCCGTGTTGCATCACGCCCGCGATGCGGTGGCGTGGCACGACGGCGCCGACTGGGGCGCCCGTGACGTCGCCGACCGGGCTGCGGCGAAGAACCAGGAGGCGCTGGCGGTGGCACGCCTGGTCACCGACCCCGATGCCCGCCGCTCCGGACTGCACTACGCCGTGCCCGACGTCGCCGTCGAGGTGGACACCACCGGGCACGCAGCCGGGTCCCTCGTCGCCACGCTCGGATCGCTGCTCGCTCTCGACGTCGGCATCTGGCTCGTCGGGGAGCAGGCCGAATCGCTGCTTCACGAACTGGGCGTTCAGGATTCGCGGATCAACGCCGGCCAGATACCCGAATCGATAAGGCGCCGGTGCCGGTTCACGATCTCGACCAGCGGCAGGCCGGTGCTGTCGCGCGAGGCCGTCGCACGACTGATCGAATCCTGTGCCCGGCCCGGCGTCGGCTCGGTACGCGTCACCGGTGACGGTGCCGCACTTCTGATTCGGGCGTCGTGGGCGGCGAACCGGGCGCGGCGCTGGACGTCGGGCCCGGTACGGCTGACCGACTCGGCAGACGTCGATCGAATCGGCGAGAACGTGGTCCTGGCCGCGGAGTCGGTGGGATTGACCTCCGCCGATCCCCACACCAGTCTGGCGTGGTGA
- a CDS encoding glycosyltransferase produces MRRPLRIALLASSRYAVRQPFAGGMESFVYEFARALTAEGHHVTLFAAPGSGTDLPCEVLPVHTFEMSEESRREPLTPEWIVHETHAYLSVMLDLGDRLRDAFDIVHNHSLHYLPLAMARSLSTPMLTTLHTPPLPWLEQAVALPQGVASDFVAVSAFTARQWDPINGPVSVIPNGIDLDAWEPGPGGDYAVWSGRLVPEKGTILAIEAARRAGLPLRIAGPVGDRKYFDQYIAPELDDTVSYCGHLRQDELNDLVGGAAVALVTPTWEEPFGLVTAEAMASGTPVAAFARGGIPEILDAGSGRLAAPDDVDALAGAALEAAELPRAAVRAKAEADCNHAVMVQRYLQHYDDMLYRERRQVPA; encoded by the coding sequence GTGAGGCGGCCACTCCGCATCGCGCTCCTGGCATCGTCCCGATACGCGGTGCGCCAACCGTTCGCCGGCGGCATGGAGTCGTTCGTCTACGAGTTCGCCCGCGCACTCACCGCAGAGGGCCACCACGTCACGCTCTTCGCCGCACCCGGGTCGGGGACCGACCTGCCGTGCGAGGTGCTGCCCGTGCACACCTTCGAGATGAGCGAGGAGTCACGGCGCGAGCCATTGACTCCCGAGTGGATCGTGCACGAGACCCACGCCTACCTGTCGGTGATGCTCGACCTCGGCGACAGGCTGCGCGACGCCTTCGACATCGTGCACAACCACAGCCTGCACTACCTGCCGCTGGCCATGGCCAGGTCGTTGAGCACACCCATGCTGACCACCCTGCACACGCCGCCGTTGCCGTGGCTCGAGCAGGCCGTGGCCCTGCCGCAGGGGGTCGCCAGCGACTTCGTCGCCGTCAGCGCCTTCACCGCACGACAGTGGGATCCCATCAACGGGCCGGTGTCGGTCATCCCCAACGGCATCGACCTCGACGCCTGGGAACCCGGACCGGGCGGCGACTACGCGGTGTGGTCGGGACGGCTGGTACCCGAGAAGGGCACGATCCTGGCGATCGAGGCGGCCCGACGAGCAGGGCTCCCGCTGCGCATCGCCGGGCCGGTGGGCGACCGCAAGTACTTCGACCAGTACATCGCGCCCGAACTCGACGACACCGTCTCCTACTGCGGCCACCTCCGTCAGGACGAACTCAACGATTTGGTGGGCGGGGCAGCCGTCGCGCTCGTCACCCCGACCTGGGAGGAGCCGTTCGGTCTAGTGACGGCCGAGGCGATGGCGTCGGGCACCCCGGTGGCGGCGTTCGCGCGGGGAGGCATTCCCGAGATCCTCGACGCCGGCAGCGGTCGCCTTGCCGCACCGGACGACGTCGATGCGCTGGCGGGCGCGGCGCTCGAGGCCGCCGAACTGCCACGCGCCGCCGTGCGGGCCAAGGCGGAGGCGGACTGCAACCACGCGGTGATGGTGCAGCGCTACCTGCAGCACTACGACGACATGCTGTACCGCGAGCGGCGCCAGGTCCCGGCGTGA